A single region of the Halobacterium wangiae genome encodes:
- a CDS encoding zinc ribbon domain-containing protein, translating into MPYCSSCGADVDASNAFCQSCGDSLEADATDGRGTASGADPNGQTHRTTAPPGRQATGDGPLRLGFVAGVGAFAVGYLFTYVRKSGEALDAVGSLSSQLSSAPEPWQAVGWVFMAMHHVTIEITGSSGSRTMSETLTAGALEEQWMLAVPVLALVAAGYWVATRTAQRPNVSGARAGATVVAGYLVCAVAVAFLSKWALTTTMFGESVSMSIAPKFIESVIVAGVGYPIVLGAIGGVLGES; encoded by the coding sequence ATGCCGTACTGTTCGAGCTGTGGAGCCGACGTCGACGCGAGCAACGCGTTCTGCCAGTCCTGCGGTGATTCGCTGGAGGCAGACGCGACAGACGGGAGGGGAACAGCGAGCGGAGCAGACCCAAACGGGCAGACCCACCGGACCACGGCCCCACCGGGTCGTCAGGCGACCGGGGACGGCCCGTTGCGACTGGGGTTCGTCGCCGGCGTCGGCGCCTTCGCCGTCGGCTACCTGTTCACGTACGTGAGGAAGTCGGGAGAGGCGCTCGACGCCGTGGGGAGCCTGTCGTCGCAGCTCTCGTCGGCACCCGAACCGTGGCAGGCCGTCGGCTGGGTGTTCATGGCGATGCACCACGTCACCATCGAGATCACCGGGTCCTCCGGGTCGCGGACCATGTCCGAGACACTGACCGCAGGGGCGCTCGAGGAGCAGTGGATGCTCGCCGTCCCGGTCCTGGCGCTGGTCGCTGCGGGGTACTGGGTAGCGACGCGGACAGCCCAGCGCCCGAACGTCAGCGGTGCGAGAGCCGGGGCGACTGTCGTCGCCGGCTACCTCGTCTGCGCCGTCGCCGTCGCGTTCCTCTCGAAGTGGGCGCTGACCACGACGATGTTCGGCGAGTCAGTCTCGATGTCCATCGCTCCGAAGTTCATCGAGTCCGTCATCGTCGCGGGCGTCGGCTACCCGATCGTGCTCGGCGCCATCGGCGGCGTTCTCGGCGAGTCCTGA
- a CDS encoding metal-dependent hydrolase, with the protein MHRSGHYGVALLSYAPVLYVLAAQGHVVAGVTGGALVLALTLLPDVDLSIPLMAHRGVTHTVAFAAFVGAAVWAAVWFAPVAVASRELVAAGAGGLAAFAVLAHLLADALTPRGVPLLWPLTGRRFSLDAGPSDSVLWNAGLLAVGAFATVAAVATAAGVY; encoded by the coding sequence GTGCACCGGAGTGGTCACTACGGCGTCGCGCTGCTCTCCTACGCCCCCGTGCTGTACGTGCTCGCCGCCCAGGGTCACGTCGTGGCCGGCGTGACGGGCGGTGCGCTCGTCCTCGCGTTGACCCTGCTCCCGGACGTCGACCTCTCGATTCCGCTGATGGCCCACCGTGGCGTGACCCACACAGTCGCGTTCGCCGCGTTCGTCGGGGCGGCCGTGTGGGCCGCCGTCTGGTTCGCACCCGTGGCGGTGGCCTCGCGGGAACTGGTGGCGGCCGGTGCGGGCGGCCTGGCGGCGTTCGCCGTCCTCGCGCACCTGCTCGCCGACGCGCTCACGCCGCGGGGCGTCCCGCTGCTCTGGCCACTGACAGGCCGGCGGTTCTCCCTGGACGCGGGACCCTCCGACAGCGTGCTCTGGAACGCTGGACTGCTCGCCGTCGGAGCGTTCGCTACCGTCGCCGCGGTGGCGACGGCCGCTGGTGTCTACTAG
- a CDS encoding helix-turn-helix transcriptional regulator: MERSLDEIAYLSRSENRVRVLDVLTSDALTRRELEAETGASQATLSRVLEDFRDRGWVSKEDALYEATAFGTWISNAVSGLQEAVRVGEDLREVAPLLPTTVDGFDVRWLADAEVVTPTQTEPNAPMDRVENELQTGRDVRVLSYAYNRNCLDANVAAVQERGQRYEGVYTDDAIRSLYEEPEWRDQLESILDADTVTISVYDGAVPCSVEVVDGEVHLILRDDQGVVRAVVASGSTPLREWAESLFEQYLEDAEPVDL; this comes from the coding sequence ATGGAACGGTCGCTGGACGAGATTGCGTATCTGTCCCGGTCAGAGAATCGGGTTCGCGTACTCGACGTGCTCACGAGCGACGCACTCACGCGCCGCGAACTGGAGGCCGAAACTGGTGCGTCACAGGCGACGCTCAGCCGGGTGTTAGAGGACTTCCGGGACCGAGGGTGGGTGTCGAAGGAGGACGCGCTCTACGAGGCAACGGCATTCGGTACGTGGATTTCGAACGCTGTTAGTGGCCTCCAGGAGGCAGTCCGTGTCGGCGAGGACTTGCGGGAGGTCGCGCCGTTGTTGCCCACAACTGTCGACGGGTTCGACGTGAGGTGGCTCGCTGACGCCGAGGTGGTCACGCCGACACAGACGGAGCCGAACGCGCCGATGGACCGCGTCGAGAACGAATTACAGACTGGTCGGGACGTTCGAGTGCTCTCGTACGCATACAACAGGAACTGCCTCGATGCGAACGTGGCTGCCGTTCAGGAGCGCGGGCAACGGTACGAGGGCGTCTATACCGACGATGCAATCCGGTCGCTGTACGAGGAACCCGAGTGGCGTGACCAGCTGGAATCGATTCTCGATGCCGACACAGTGACGATCTCGGTGTACGACGGAGCGGTCCCCTGCTCGGTCGAGGTCGTAGACGGGGAGGTCCATCTGATACTCCGAGATGACCAGGGTGTCGTCCGTGCAGTCGTGGCATCCGGGTCAACGCCGCTGCGTGAGTGGGCAGAGTCCCTGTTCGAGCAGTATCTCGAAGACGCCGAGCCGGTCGATCTCTGA
- a CDS encoding amidase: protein MTVHTNPLADAIADLHEGRTTPTEYAESSLDRLEAAEDDVHAFLPEEGRRDRVLGAAESLEDEYVDGDRPPLYGVPVGVKDIYHVDGFETHAGSSVPPEALAGPQSDVVTALLDAGALVLGKTVTAEFAYFEPGPTRNPHDLGHTPGGSSSGSAAAVAAGVTPLAVGTQTYGSIVRPAAFCGIVGVKPTYDRVPMSGIFPVSESADHAGYFTQDVAGARHAAPVFYDEFEDVSPDEKPVLGVPDDAYLSQADDETLAHFEARLEDLRDAGYEVRRTDALADIASVNERHDDMVAGEAALAHDELYADYGDQYADSTAGLLADGRDVSVGRLVDCRNGRRALRDRLAEAMDETGVDAWVAPSAPGPAPEGIDSTGDPVMDVPWTHACVPVVGLPAGELDDLPVGIQFAGRFGDDERLLAWCADLADVLGDG, encoded by the coding sequence ATGACAGTCCACACCAACCCGCTCGCAGACGCCATCGCCGACCTGCACGAGGGTCGAACGACGCCGACGGAGTACGCCGAATCGTCGCTCGACCGACTCGAGGCCGCCGAGGACGACGTCCACGCGTTCCTCCCGGAGGAGGGGCGGCGCGACCGCGTCCTCGGTGCGGCGGAGTCGCTCGAAGACGAGTACGTCGACGGCGACCGACCACCGCTGTACGGGGTCCCGGTCGGCGTGAAGGACATCTATCACGTCGACGGCTTCGAGACGCACGCCGGGTCGTCGGTGCCGCCCGAGGCCCTCGCCGGCCCGCAGTCCGACGTCGTCACCGCCCTCTTGGACGCCGGCGCGCTCGTCCTCGGGAAGACGGTCACCGCCGAGTTCGCCTACTTCGAACCCGGGCCGACCCGGAACCCCCACGACCTCGGGCACACGCCGGGCGGGTCGTCCTCGGGGAGCGCGGCCGCCGTCGCCGCGGGCGTGACGCCGCTGGCGGTCGGCACACAGACGTACGGCTCCATCGTCCGGCCGGCTGCGTTCTGCGGCATCGTCGGCGTGAAACCGACCTACGACCGCGTTCCGATGTCCGGCATATTCCCCGTCTCGGAGTCTGCCGACCACGCCGGCTACTTCACGCAGGACGTCGCGGGTGCGCGTCACGCGGCGCCCGTGTTCTACGACGAGTTCGAGGACGTTTCCCCGGACGAGAAGCCAGTACTGGGCGTCCCGGACGACGCGTACCTCTCGCAGGCCGACGACGAGACGCTGGCGCACTTCGAGGCGCGTCTGGAGGACCTGCGAGACGCCGGTTACGAGGTCCGACGGACGGACGCGCTGGCGGACATCGCGTCCGTCAACGAGCGCCACGACGACATGGTCGCCGGGGAGGCAGCCCTCGCACACGACGAACTGTACGCCGACTACGGCGACCAGTACGCCGACAGCACCGCCGGACTACTGGCCGACGGCCGCGACGTCTCCGTCGGACGGCTGGTGGACTGCCGGAACGGCCGCCGGGCGCTCCGGGACCGCCTCGCGGAGGCGATGGACGAGACGGGCGTCGACGCCTGGGTCGCACCGTCGGCGCCGGGGCCGGCCCCGGAGGGAATCGACTCGACTGGCGACCCCGTGATGGACGTGCCGTGGACGCACGCCTGCGTTCCGGTGGTCGGGCTGCCGGCCGGCGAGCTAGACGACCTGCCGGTCGGCATCCAGTTCGCCGGTCGGTTCGGCGACGACGAACGACTGCTGGCGTGGTGTGCGGACCTCGCAGACGTGCTGGGTGACGGCTGA
- a CDS encoding DMT family transporter: MSATILDHRLRNAVLFVTLASLWGGTYPAVKVGLEAFPPILLAAFRLDLAAVLLLLYAARSYDYWRPRDGRDWLAVLAGGALTLAGYSVLLNVGQQTVPSAIAAILAGLIPLLTIGFAKVLLPEEAFGVVELVGVGLGFVGLAVITRPDPSNLLAADTLGQVILVLAAASFALGGVLTQWADAAMPFAPRTAWAMLVGGVVAHGASYWSASESLQLVRVSTQGLLALLYLGVFVSALGYLIYFDLLPRLGSVELNLVTYGAAMTGTVFSWALFAEQITGVTLAGFFLIVSGFVLLKREAFYEEYDGVVRRIRTESP; this comes from the coding sequence ATGAGTGCCACGATTCTCGACCACCGACTCCGGAATGCTGTCCTGTTCGTGACCTTGGCAAGTCTGTGGGGTGGCACGTACCCCGCGGTGAAGGTCGGCCTCGAAGCGTTCCCGCCCATCCTCCTCGCCGCGTTCCGCCTCGACCTCGCCGCAGTGCTGTTACTGCTGTACGCTGCTCGTTCGTACGACTACTGGCGGCCACGGGACGGTCGTGACTGGCTCGCCGTACTCGCGGGCGGTGCGCTCACACTCGCCGGATACAGCGTACTGTTGAACGTCGGCCAGCAGACCGTCCCGAGTGCGATTGCCGCGATTCTCGCCGGCCTGATTCCACTCCTCACGATCGGATTCGCCAAGGTCTTGCTGCCCGAGGAGGCCTTCGGCGTCGTCGAGTTGGTCGGCGTCGGCCTCGGTTTCGTCGGGCTGGCCGTGATCACGCGACCCGACCCGTCGAATCTGCTGGCGGCGGACACGCTCGGCCAGGTGATCCTGGTGTTGGCTGCCGCCTCCTTCGCGCTCGGGGGCGTCCTAACACAGTGGGCGGACGCAGCGATGCCGTTCGCGCCGCGGACCGCGTGGGCGATGCTGGTTGGCGGGGTCGTCGCACACGGTGCCAGTTACTGGAGTGCGAGTGAATCACTCCAGCTAGTTCGGGTGTCTACACAGGGACTCCTCGCACTCCTGTACCTCGGCGTGTTCGTGAGCGCACTCGGGTACCTGATTTACTTCGACCTGTTGCCCCGCCTCGGGTCCGTCGAACTCAACCTCGTCACGTACGGGGCAGCGATGACCGGGACGGTGTTCAGTTGGGCGCTGTTCGCCGAACAGATCACCGGAGTGACCCTCGCCGGGTTCTTCCTGATCGTCTCCGGATTCGTCCTGCTGAAGCGCGAAGCGTTCTACGAGGAGTACGACGGAGTAGTCCGAAGGATCCGGACGGAGTCACCCTGA
- a CDS encoding M24 family metallopeptidase has product MQNFEDRTRRCRRRLRERGAAGVVLFPSPNLYYLGGFHEEPSERHLFLFVPSEGDPAFVAPELYGDQIRDESWVEDVRLWADGDDPVELVAETATDLGMASGELLADPTMWARFTQDLRAALPDAEWGLADEVLGPLRVRKDDAELDALRRAGEVADAAMRDVGELGDDAVGMTEADLVEYVEERLVAHGGDGPSFGTIAGSGPNGAKPHHRHSDREVQRGDPVVFDFGTRVDGYPSDQTRTVVPAGDPPAEFESVHDVVREAQQAAVDAVEPGVTAGAVDAAAREVIEAAGYGDEFVHRTGHGAGLEVHEEPYIVAGSDRELETGMVFSVEPGVYRPGEFGVRIEDLVVVTEDGCERLNRTDRGWRT; this is encoded by the coding sequence ATGCAGAACTTCGAGGACCGCACTCGACGCTGTCGACGACGGCTCCGCGAACGCGGCGCGGCCGGCGTCGTGCTGTTCCCGAGTCCGAACCTCTACTACCTCGGCGGCTTCCACGAGGAGCCCTCCGAGCGACACCTGTTCCTGTTCGTCCCCAGCGAGGGTGACCCGGCGTTCGTCGCGCCCGAACTGTACGGCGACCAGATCCGGGACGAGAGCTGGGTCGAGGACGTGCGGCTCTGGGCGGACGGCGACGACCCGGTGGAACTGGTCGCCGAGACGGCCACCGACCTCGGGATGGCGTCCGGCGAACTGCTCGCGGACCCGACGATGTGGGCACGGTTCACGCAGGACCTGCGTGCGGCGCTCCCGGACGCCGAGTGGGGGCTCGCCGACGAGGTGCTGGGCCCGCTCCGCGTGCGCAAGGACGACGCGGAACTCGACGCGCTCCGGCGCGCGGGCGAGGTAGCCGACGCGGCGATGCGGGACGTCGGGGAACTCGGCGATGACGCGGTCGGGATGACGGAGGCGGACCTCGTCGAGTACGTCGAGGAGCGACTCGTCGCCCACGGCGGAGACGGCCCCTCGTTCGGCACCATCGCGGGCAGCGGGCCGAACGGCGCGAAACCCCACCACCGCCACTCGGACCGCGAAGTCCAGCGAGGCGACCCCGTCGTCTTCGACTTCGGGACGCGCGTCGACGGCTACCCCAGCGACCAGACGCGGACGGTAGTCCCGGCGGGCGACCCGCCGGCCGAGTTCGAGTCGGTCCACGACGTCGTCCGCGAGGCACAGCAGGCCGCCGTCGACGCCGTGGAACCGGGCGTGACGGCCGGCGCGGTGGACGCGGCGGCCCGCGAGGTCATCGAGGCTGCGGGCTACGGCGACGAGTTCGTCCACCGCACCGGGCACGGCGCCGGTCTCGAGGTCCACGAGGAACCCTACATCGTCGCGGGGAGCGACCGCGAACTGGAGACCGGGATGGTGTTCTCCGTCGAACCCGGCGTCTACCGCCCCGGCGAGTTCGGCGTGCGCATCGAGGACCTGGTGGTCGTCACGGAGGACGGCTGCGAGCGCCTGAACCGGACGGACCGCGGCTGGCGGACGTGA
- a CDS encoding winged helix-turn-helix domain-containing protein has translation MSGSDTPIDAAGLDGATGCLEDGLPPAEAFALLGNETRIQILQELWLAPDQPVAFSDLRKRVGMRDSAQFNYHLSKLTDHFVRQVEGGYEFQYAGEKVVRAILAGTFTDRVSLEFPVTGECFDCGGSLEGRYADERLAVGCTDCDATYGRYGFPPGGLRNRTTTELEAAFDQRVRHLHCLAADGVCPECGGRMDTSVVPDAEGKLGGDVRVDHTCAQCQHTISSPVGLSLLDESKVVAYHADHGVELNTRKHWTLRWCVTDESTTFEDDPVRVSVTIPLDDEELTVTLDGDLQVLDTERRCRTTGEDGARTTAN, from the coding sequence ATGAGCGGCTCCGACACACCCATCGACGCCGCCGGCCTCGACGGCGCGACTGGCTGCCTCGAGGACGGCCTGCCCCCCGCCGAAGCCTTCGCCCTGCTCGGCAACGAGACGCGCATCCAGATCCTCCAGGAGCTGTGGCTCGCCCCCGACCAGCCGGTGGCGTTCTCCGACCTCCGGAAGCGCGTCGGGATGCGGGACAGCGCCCAGTTCAACTACCACCTCTCGAAGCTCACCGACCACTTCGTCCGCCAGGTCGAGGGCGGCTACGAGTTCCAGTACGCCGGCGAGAAGGTGGTCCGGGCTATCCTCGCGGGCACGTTCACCGACCGCGTCTCACTGGAGTTCCCCGTCACGGGCGAGTGCTTCGACTGCGGCGGCAGCCTCGAGGGTCGCTACGCCGACGAGCGCCTCGCCGTCGGCTGCACCGACTGCGACGCGACGTACGGCCGCTACGGCTTCCCGCCGGGCGGCCTCCGGAACCGGACGACCACCGAACTCGAGGCCGCCTTCGACCAGCGCGTGCGCCACCTCCACTGCCTCGCGGCGGACGGCGTCTGCCCGGAGTGCGGCGGCCGGATGGACACCTCGGTGGTCCCCGACGCCGAGGGGAAACTCGGCGGCGACGTACGCGTCGACCACACCTGCGCGCAGTGCCAGCACACCATCTCCTCGCCCGTCGGCCTCTCGCTGCTGGACGAATCGAAGGTGGTCGCCTACCACGCCGACCACGGCGTCGAGTTGAACACCCGCAAGCACTGGACGCTCCGCTGGTGTGTCACCGACGAGTCGACGACGTTCGAGGACGACCCCGTACGCGTGTCGGTGACGATTCCCCTCGACGACGAGGAGCTGACGGTCACGCTCGACGGCGACCTGCAGGTCCTCGACACCGAACGCCGCTGCCGGACCACCGGCGAGGACGGCGCGCGGACCACCGCCAACTGA
- a CDS encoding right-handed parallel beta-helix repeat-containing protein has product MSNSRPDGVRRVLLRVLVVLVAAIVVTSPVTVAVATPTTPANRATATDGAVAGPSPAPETGDESRQESKQIDSCTTITEPGRYELSSDVSSQSAEVCIHVRASDVVLDGNNHTVAGNRTNDSVGVLVYSETPGAPVERNQTLSSVTVQDLRVTDWERGVVVGDIAGIGTEAHLLDVVATNNTQTGVRMTEAEGGSVENVTATENRDGFSFWEVSDVTARNVTASDNDQLGFGLYQNVENNTFRNVTATGNGPVGYASAGIYLSTDVVNNVFVDAYVANNDGPGVRFSDSFRNELRNVVVESNANRGLFGARASGEYLQNVTFRDNGGPEVELTDGGVGADELRLDTVASLSFRDEQIVLEPFDTANLSSGPPNSRAADRGVELSNVRGEVTLTFDYDGEEASARLWRYDGSEWTLVHDVTVDETANTLTGTVTDDGRLVAAESTLSQSSGNDTGVSGADAPFVVRSLRDDADFTYEFVVGGTVEPHATAGVSADSEDTVSENGDGTATVTGETGNAAGDAFLVTGEIVEFTLSGVDSGYELTFAGEDVTGELAATDRQETESDGVATGAIPANDVWYRLLFVGTHVAAGGATVPVAGS; this is encoded by the coding sequence ATGTCGAACAGTCGGCCGGACGGAGTGCGGAGAGTACTGCTCCGAGTTCTCGTCGTGCTCGTCGCGGCCATCGTCGTCACCTCACCCGTAACAGTCGCCGTGGCGACCCCGACGACGCCGGCGAACCGGGCGACGGCGACCGATGGCGCCGTGGCCGGTCCGTCGCCAGCCCCGGAAACCGGGGACGAGTCGCGACAGGAGTCCAAGCAGATCGACTCCTGTACGACCATCACGGAGCCCGGGCGCTACGAATTGAGCAGTGACGTCAGTAGCCAGTCGGCGGAGGTCTGCATCCACGTCCGGGCGAGCGACGTCGTCCTCGACGGGAACAACCACACGGTCGCCGGGAACCGGACGAACGACAGCGTCGGCGTCCTCGTCTACAGCGAGACGCCCGGCGCCCCGGTCGAGCGGAACCAGACGCTCTCCTCGGTGACGGTCCAGGACCTCCGGGTCACCGACTGGGAGCGCGGCGTCGTCGTCGGCGACATCGCGGGCATAGGTACGGAAGCGCACCTCCTGGACGTCGTCGCGACCAACAACACCCAGACCGGCGTCAGGATGACGGAAGCAGAGGGTGGTAGCGTGGAGAACGTCACCGCGACCGAGAACCGGGACGGCTTCAGCTTCTGGGAGGTCAGCGACGTCACCGCTCGGAACGTCACCGCCAGCGACAACGACCAGCTCGGCTTCGGGCTCTACCAGAACGTCGAGAACAACACGTTCAGGAACGTGACCGCGACCGGGAACGGACCGGTGGGGTACGCCTCGGCCGGCATCTACCTCTCGACCGACGTGGTGAACAACGTCTTCGTGGACGCCTACGTGGCGAACAACGACGGGCCGGGGGTCAGGTTCTCCGACAGCTTCCGGAACGAACTCCGTAACGTGGTCGTCGAGTCGAACGCTAACCGCGGCCTCTTCGGTGCTCGTGCGAGCGGCGAGTACCTCCAGAACGTGACGTTCAGGGACAACGGCGGTCCCGAGGTCGAACTCACCGACGGCGGCGTCGGTGCCGACGAACTGCGACTCGACACGGTCGCCTCGCTGTCCTTCCGGGACGAACAGATCGTCCTCGAACCGTTCGACACCGCGAACCTCTCGTCGGGACCGCCCAACTCCCGGGCCGCCGACCGCGGGGTCGAACTCTCGAACGTCAGGGGAGAGGTCACCCTGACCTTCGACTACGACGGCGAGGAGGCGAGCGCGAGACTGTGGCGGTACGACGGCTCCGAGTGGACCCTCGTCCACGACGTGACCGTCGACGAGACGGCGAACACCCTCACCGGGACCGTGACCGACGACGGCCGACTGGTCGCCGCCGAGTCGACCCTGAGCCAGTCGTCCGGGAACGACACTGGGGTGAGCGGAGCCGACGCGCCGTTCGTCGTCCGCTCGCTGCGCGACGACGCCGACTTCACGTACGAGTTCGTCGTCGGCGGCACCGTCGAACCACACGCCACCGCCGGCGTCTCGGCCGACAGCGAGGACACCGTCAGCGAGAACGGCGACGGCACGGCGACGGTGACCGGCGAGACCGGGAACGCCGCGGGCGACGCCTTCCTCGTCACCGGCGAGATCGTCGAGTTCACCCTCAGTGGTGTCGACTCCGGCTACGAACTCACGTTCGCCGGCGAGGACGTCACCGGGGAACTGGCGGCGACAGACCGACAGGAGACCGAGAGCGACGGTGTGGCTACCGGCGCGATACCCGCGAACGACGTCTGGTACCGCCTGCTGTTCGTCGGCACGCACGTGGCCGCGGGCGGGGCGACGGTCCCGGTGGCGGGGAGTTAA